The Flavobacterium sp. HJ-32-4 genome contains a region encoding:
- a CDS encoding CcoQ/FixQ family Cbb3-type cytochrome c oxidase assembly chaperone, protein MFEQIKHNMETIAGVEIYPILSLLIFFLFFVGLGVWVISYSRERIQQLSQIPLTDDNLQNADQ, encoded by the coding sequence ATGTTCGAACAAATCAAACACAATATGGAAACCATCGCAGGAGTCGAGATCTATCCGATCCTGTCGTTACTGATCTTCTTCCTGTTCTTTGTCGGATTGGGGGTATGGGTGATCTCATACAGCCGCGAAAGGATCCAACAACTTAGCCAGATTCCGTTGACCGACGATAACCTCCAAAACGCTGACCAATGA
- the ccoN gene encoding cytochrome-c oxidase, cbb3-type subunit I — protein sequence MEIQKFYYDNKIVRNFLYATIVFGVVGMTVGLLLALFFLFPNLTEGIPWLSFGRLRPLHTNAVIFAFVGNAMFAGVYYSMQRLLKTRMFSDTLSKIHFWGWQLIIVAAAISLPLGITTSKEYAELEWPIDIAITLVWVVFGINMIGTILRRRERHLYVAIWFYIATLVTVAVLHIFNSLELPVNALKSYSAYAGVQDALVQWWYGHNAVAFFLTTPFLGLMYYFLPKAAGRPVYSYRLSIVHFWSLIFIYIWAGPHHLLYSALPNWAQNLGVVFSVMLIAPSWGGMINGLLTLRGAWDKVRQEPVLKFFVVAITGYGMATLEGPMLSIKKFNAVAHFTDWIIAHVHVGALAWNGFLTFGIGYWLIPRMTKGNLYSNKLANFHFWIATLGIVLYALPMYVAGFTQASMWKQFNPDGTLTYGNFLETVNQIIPMYAMRAVGGTLYLIGMFVMVYNIVCTIRANKAVEDEAAEAPALERISNRRFKGEKWHSWLERRPVQLTILATIAILIGGIIQIVPTLMVKSNIPTIASVKPYTPLELEGRDLYIREGCVGCHSQLVRPFRSEVERYGPQSKAGEYVYDHPFLWGSKRTGPDLLRVGGKYNDNWHFNHLYDPQSTSAGSIMPSYKWLFANKALDLSETENKMRVMQKLGVPYTDADIANARKSIAEQSAAIEKSLEMDPDFVKSNEKSRKAAAAKGETFVPMREREITALIAYLQRLGTDIKVKPNTKP from the coding sequence ATGGAAATCCAAAAATTTTACTACGACAATAAGATCGTCCGGAACTTCCTCTACGCCACCATCGTATTCGGTGTCGTTGGGATGACGGTGGGCTTGTTGCTCGCCCTCTTTTTCCTTTTTCCGAACCTGACCGAGGGTATTCCATGGCTCAGCTTCGGACGTCTTCGTCCCCTGCATACCAATGCGGTCATCTTTGCCTTCGTGGGGAACGCGATGTTTGCCGGCGTCTACTACTCGATGCAACGGCTTCTCAAAACCCGGATGTTCAGTGATACACTGAGCAAAATCCACTTCTGGGGCTGGCAGTTGATCATCGTCGCCGCCGCTATTTCGTTGCCGCTGGGTATCACCACTTCAAAGGAATATGCCGAGCTGGAATGGCCGATCGACATTGCCATCACACTGGTATGGGTCGTATTCGGCATCAATATGATCGGGACGATTTTGCGTCGTCGCGAACGACACCTCTATGTGGCCATCTGGTTCTACATCGCCACGCTGGTGACGGTAGCCGTGTTGCACATTTTCAACAGCCTCGAACTGCCGGTCAATGCCCTGAAAAGTTACTCTGCCTATGCGGGTGTTCAGGATGCGTTGGTGCAATGGTGGTACGGACACAACGCGGTGGCGTTCTTCCTTACGACGCCGTTCCTCGGACTCATGTATTACTTCCTGCCAAAGGCGGCCGGACGTCCGGTATATTCGTACCGTTTGTCTATTGTTCACTTTTGGTCGCTGATTTTCATCTATATCTGGGCAGGTCCGCACCACTTGCTGTATTCGGCCCTGCCAAACTGGGCACAGAACCTGGGCGTTGTCTTCTCTGTGATGCTGATCGCACCGTCCTGGGGTGGTATGATCAACGGGTTGCTGACCCTGCGGGGTGCCTGGGATAAAGTGCGTCAGGAACCCGTGCTGAAGTTCTTCGTAGTGGCCATCACCGGCTACGGAATGGCGACACTCGAAGGCCCGATGCTTTCCATCAAAAAATTCAACGCGGTAGCCCACTTTACCGATTGGATCATCGCCCACGTACACGTAGGTGCCTTGGCTTGGAACGGCTTCCTGACCTTTGGTATCGGCTATTGGTTGATTCCGCGCATGACGAAAGGCAACCTCTATTCCAACAAACTCGCGAATTTCCACTTCTGGATCGCCACGCTCGGCATTGTGTTGTATGCCCTCCCGATGTATGTTGCCGGTTTCACCCAGGCGTCTATGTGGAAGCAGTTCAACCCAGACGGAACGCTGACCTATGGCAACTTCCTCGAAACCGTCAACCAGATCATCCCGATGTATGCCATGCGGGCGGTGGGTGGAACGCTCTACCTGATTGGTATGTTCGTTATGGTCTACAATATCGTATGCACCATCCGCGCCAATAAAGCGGTTGAAGATGAAGCAGCCGAAGCCCCAGCCCTTGAGCGCATCTCGAACCGTCGTTTCAAAGGCGAGAAATGGCACTCCTGGCTGGAAAGACGTCCGGTGCAGTTGACGATCCTGGCTACGATTGCCATCCTGATCGGTGGTATCATCCAAATCGTGCCGACGTTGATGGTCAAATCGAATATTCCCACCATCGCAAGTGTCAAGCCGTACACGCCGCTTGAACTGGAAGGCCGCGACCTTTACATCCGCGAAGGCTGCGTAGGCTGTCACTCGCAACTGGTGCGTCCGTTCCGAAGTGAGGTCGAACGCTATGGTCCGCAATCGAAAGCCGGTGAGTATGTATACGATCACCCATTCCTGTGGGGCTCCAAACGCACGGGTCCGGATTTGCTGCGCGTGGGTGGAAAATACAACGACAACTGGCATTTCAACCACTTGTATGATCCGCAAAGTACGTCGGCCGGTTCCATTATGCCTTCCTACAAATGGCTGTTCGCCAACAAGGCGCTGGACCTGTCGGAGACCGAAAACAAGATGAGAGTGATGCAGAAACTGGGCGTTCCGTATACGGATGCCGATATTGCCAATGCCCGCAAGAGTATTGCCGAACAATCGGCGGCGATTGAGAAGAGCCTGGAAATGGATCCCGATTTCGTGAAGAGTAACGAGAAGAGCCGGAAAGCTGCCGCCGCGAAAGGCGAGACCTTCGTGCCGATGCGCGAGCGCGAGATTACGGCCCTGATTGCCTACCTGCAACGACTGGGAACCGACATCAAAGTCAAACCGAACACCAAACCCTGA
- a CDS encoding heavy metal translocating P-type ATPase metal-binding domain-containing protein, whose product MSSGTCFHCGLLLPADVISFDEKRFCCEGCKTVYELFSASDMSCYYDFAAAPGASPTAASEKYGFLSNAEIASSLLDFQEGDTAIVTLRIPHIHCSSCIWILENLSRLDAGVRQSTVNFPKKNVRILFDPNQTTLERLVGLLCRIGYEPYISLENYKGETVKKDRSDLYKLAVAFFSFGNIMLLSFPEYFELHEYWLDQYRGFFRLLIFLLALPSFLYSASGYYKASWKSIRTSRLTIEIPIALGIIVMFVRSVADMLLNHGPGFFDSMCGLIFFMLLGRAFQTKTFQFLNFERDYRSYFPVAVTRIVSGQEESVPVDEIRKGDRLLIRNQELIPADAVLMSPTASIDYSFVTGEALPVRKTSGDKLFAGGRQCGVSIEMEVVADMSQSYLTSLWANEIFQKQHERAVESVTDRVSRYFTPALLVIAFGGFFFWMGRDMTTAFNVFTAVLIVACPCALALTAPFTLGNILRILGRRRLYLKNARVIEQLASVDTIIFDKTGTITASGDGAISYDGRLLSEGEKRQLASALKHSQHPLSRMLYTHLATGGTDPVSTYEELPGKGIQADVGATNITLGSALFVGAPVQQETAEVHVAINGTYAGRFRFAQRYRESLEEVFTALSARYRVGLLSGDNEGERERLENLLPKGVTMRFNQTPQDKLEYIRSLQSEGRKVLMIGDGLNDAGALAQSNVGISITEDVNIFSPACDGILDAADFAALPGFLSLSRKAMWVITMSFGLSLLYNVVGLSYALSGHLYPLVAAIIMPLSTVTIVSFVTIVGNAYARSVFRKKPAKKAVSADNYHFSGLRSNLPLK is encoded by the coding sequence ATGAGTTCCGGTACGTGTTTCCATTGCGGGTTACTGCTTCCCGCCGACGTGATTTCCTTTGATGAAAAGCGGTTCTGTTGCGAAGGTTGTAAAACGGTCTACGAGCTGTTCAGCGCCTCCGACATGTCGTGTTACTACGATTTTGCGGCAGCGCCGGGTGCTTCTCCCACTGCGGCGTCTGAAAAATACGGCTTCCTTTCGAATGCCGAGATCGCATCGAGCCTGCTTGATTTTCAGGAAGGCGATACGGCGATCGTCACCCTTCGTATTCCGCATATCCACTGCAGTTCCTGTATCTGGATACTGGAGAACCTCTCACGCCTCGACGCAGGGGTGCGGCAGTCGACGGTGAACTTCCCGAAAAAGAACGTCCGCATCCTGTTCGATCCCAACCAAACCACACTCGAACGGCTGGTCGGCCTGTTGTGCCGTATCGGATATGAACCCTACATCAGCCTTGAGAACTACAAAGGCGAGACCGTAAAGAAAGACCGGTCAGACCTTTACAAACTGGCGGTTGCCTTCTTCAGCTTCGGGAACATCATGTTGCTGTCGTTCCCCGAATACTTCGAACTGCACGAATACTGGCTCGACCAATACCGGGGTTTCTTTCGGTTGCTGATCTTTCTGTTGGCACTTCCGAGTTTCCTGTATTCCGCCAGTGGTTACTATAAAGCCTCATGGAAATCGATCCGTACGAGTCGGCTGACCATTGAAATACCCATCGCACTCGGCATCATCGTTATGTTCGTACGCAGCGTTGCGGATATGCTGCTGAACCACGGACCGGGCTTTTTCGACTCGATGTGCGGGTTGATCTTTTTTATGTTGCTCGGCCGCGCCTTCCAGACCAAGACCTTCCAGTTCCTGAACTTTGAACGCGATTACCGTTCGTATTTTCCGGTCGCGGTGACGCGTATCGTAAGCGGGCAGGAGGAGAGTGTTCCGGTGGACGAGATACGGAAAGGCGACCGGCTACTGATCCGCAACCAGGAATTGATCCCCGCCGATGCGGTGCTGATGTCGCCCACGGCCTCTATCGACTATAGTTTCGTGACGGGCGAGGCCCTTCCCGTACGGAAAACATCCGGCGACAAGCTTTTTGCCGGCGGACGCCAATGCGGGGTTTCCATCGAGATGGAGGTCGTCGCCGATATGTCGCAGTCGTACCTCACCAGCCTATGGGCCAACGAGATCTTCCAGAAACAGCACGAACGGGCGGTAGAATCGGTGACCGATCGCGTGAGCCGCTACTTTACGCCCGCACTGCTGGTGATTGCCTTCGGTGGTTTTTTCTTTTGGATGGGACGCGATATGACCACAGCGTTCAACGTCTTCACAGCGGTATTGATCGTGGCGTGTCCGTGTGCCCTGGCCCTCACCGCCCCCTTTACCCTTGGGAATATCCTTCGTATCCTCGGACGGCGTCGTCTGTATCTCAAAAATGCCCGGGTCATCGAGCAGTTGGCGTCGGTGGATACGATTATCTTCGATAAGACGGGTACGATCACGGCATCCGGTGATGGTGCCATATCCTACGACGGACGTCTTCTTTCCGAAGGGGAAAAACGCCAACTGGCCAGTGCCCTCAAGCATTCACAGCATCCTCTCAGCCGGATGTTGTATACGCATCTCGCTACGGGTGGTACTGATCCGGTCAGCACGTATGAGGAACTTCCCGGTAAAGGCATCCAGGCGGACGTAGGCGCGACCAACATCACGCTGGGTTCGGCTCTTTTTGTGGGCGCTCCCGTGCAGCAGGAAACCGCAGAGGTGCACGTGGCCATCAACGGAACCTACGCCGGTCGTTTCCGCTTTGCGCAACGCTACCGCGAATCTTTGGAAGAGGTCTTTACGGCGTTGTCGGCGCGGTATCGGGTGGGACTCTTATCCGGTGACAACGAAGGCGAACGCGAGCGACTCGAAAACCTGCTGCCAAAGGGTGTGACGATGCGTTTCAACCAGACGCCACAAGACAAACTCGAATACATCCGGTCGTTGCAATCGGAGGGAAGGAAGGTACTGATGATAGGCGACGGACTCAACGATGCCGGTGCCCTCGCGCAGAGCAACGTCGGGATTTCGATTACCGAAGATGTCAATATCTTTTCGCCGGCCTGCGATGGCATACTCGATGCCGCCGATTTCGCGGCCCTACCCGGATTCCTCTCCCTGTCCCGCAAAGCGATGTGGGTCATCACGATGAGCTTCGGTTTATCGCTGCTGTATAACGTCGTCGGTCTTTCCTATGCCCTTTCCGGACACTTATATCCGTTGGTGGCGGCGATCATCATGCCGTTGAGTACGGTGACGATTGTCAGTTTCGTGACCATCGTCGGCAACGCCTATGCCCGCTCGGTTTTTCGTAAGAAACCCGCTAAAAAAGCCGTTTCGGCTGATAATTATCATTTTTCCGGGTTACGGTCTAATCTACCTTTGAAATAG
- the ccoS gene encoding cbb3-type cytochrome oxidase assembly protein CcoS produces MSVIWILISISIVIAACFLFAFVKATRSGQFDDDYTPSVRMLFDDELRTDAATTENQAKTT; encoded by the coding sequence ATGAGCGTCATCTGGATTTTAATCTCAATTAGTATCGTCATCGCGGCCTGTTTTCTTTTCGCTTTCGTAAAGGCAACACGCAGCGGCCAGTTCGACGATGATTACACCCCATCTGTCCGTATGCTTTTCGACGACGAGCTTCGCACGGATGCGGCAACAACTGAAAACCAAGCAAAAACAACGTGA
- a CDS encoding APC family permease yields the protein MAEKHQLQRSLGLVSATSIVAGSMIGSGIFIVTTLMARDIGSSGYMLLLWVLTGFLTMTAALTYGELAGMMPTAGGQFVYIQRAFGRLWSFLYGWTVFTVIQTCTIAAVAVAFANYTAVFFPALETKLFEAGAYVISLKQVLALLSILLLTYINTKGVRSGKAVQTTFTAAKLVAIFSLIFLGLYVGLQTDTLAANFADMWHPVKTGTDGSITELAGGALVGALGAAIINPLFSSDAWNNVTFIAGEIRDPKKNIPRSLFLGTAIVTVIYLLANLAYLSLLPLNGNPDGVSVLERGIMFADQDRVGAAAASVIFGNAGVLIMAGLIMVSTFGCNSGLILAGGRIFYAMAKDGMFFRQAGELNRHDVPAKALWVQCLWASLLCFSGTYGTLIKYATFASLLFYMVTILGVFRLRKTEPQADRPYRAFGFPALPIIYLLVTLGICGALFLYDTVNTAVAIGVVALGVPVYYGFLKKKA from the coding sequence ATGGCCGAAAAACACCAATTACAGCGTTCGCTCGGACTCGTGAGCGCTACTTCCATCGTAGCGGGCTCAATGATCGGGTCGGGCATTTTCATCGTAACCACCCTTATGGCGCGCGACATCGGATCGTCCGGCTATATGCTGTTGCTGTGGGTGTTGACGGGCTTCCTGACCATGACCGCGGCGCTGACCTATGGGGAATTGGCGGGGATGATGCCTACCGCGGGCGGACAGTTCGTCTACATCCAGCGGGCCTTCGGACGCCTGTGGTCGTTCCTCTATGGATGGACGGTATTCACGGTCATCCAAACCTGTACCATCGCGGCGGTCGCTGTGGCCTTTGCCAATTATACCGCGGTGTTTTTCCCAGCGCTTGAAACGAAGCTTTTCGAAGCGGGCGCGTATGTCATATCCCTCAAACAGGTGTTGGCATTGCTCAGCATCCTGCTCCTGACCTATATCAACACCAAAGGCGTACGGTCGGGTAAGGCGGTGCAGACAACCTTTACGGCCGCTAAACTGGTGGCGATCTTTTCCCTGATTTTCCTCGGACTCTACGTCGGATTGCAGACCGATACACTCGCCGCCAATTTTGCCGATATGTGGCATCCGGTGAAAACCGGCACCGACGGATCGATCACCGAACTCGCCGGTGGAGCGCTGGTGGGTGCGTTGGGCGCCGCCATCATCAACCCGCTTTTTTCAAGCGATGCCTGGAACAACGTTACGTTTATCGCCGGGGAAATACGCGATCCGAAAAAGAACATCCCGCGAAGCCTCTTCCTAGGAACTGCTATTGTGACGGTCATCTATCTTTTGGCGAACCTCGCGTATCTGTCGCTGTTGCCGCTCAATGGTAATCCGGATGGGGTTTCCGTACTGGAGCGCGGTATCATGTTCGCTGACCAGGATCGGGTAGGGGCTGCCGCCGCCAGCGTGATTTTCGGTAATGCCGGCGTGCTGATCATGGCCGGTTTGATTATGGTGTCGACTTTTGGTTGCAACAGCGGACTCATCCTCGCCGGTGGTCGTATTTTCTACGCCATGGCCAAAGACGGTATGTTCTTCCGCCAGGCCGGCGAACTCAACCGCCACGATGTTCCCGCCAAAGCCCTATGGGTGCAGTGCCTCTGGGCCAGTCTGTTGTGTTTTTCCGGTACCTATGGTACCTTGATCAAATACGCCACCTTTGCGTCGTTGCTTTTCTATATGGTCACCATACTTGGGGTGTTCCGACTGCGTAAGACCGAGCCACAGGCCGATCGGCCGTATCGCGCGTTCGGTTTCCCGGCGCTGCCCATCATCTACCTTTTGGTGACCCTGGGGATTTGCGGGGCACTCTTCCTTTATGATACCGTCAATACCGCGGTGGCCATCGGTGTCGTCGCACTGGGTGTGCCGGTGTACTACGGTTTCCTGAAGAAGAAAGCGTAG
- a CDS encoding cbb3-type cytochrome c oxidase N-terminal domain-containing protein, with the protein MKKLIPVYVRIPVIFFTVFGALEYFIDSGDRPAFIKFPIVSIFLFVFFFLLVAIEITISAVDNVTYHLLTDEQKKQLEEATDTNAALAEAWRKVMKVLTRSRPISEESELLLNHDYDGIQELDNRLPPWWLYLFYLTIIGGAVYLVRFHVIGTDEPELELRKEIAEAKMAIEAYKKTAPDQMTEEKVTLLTDATSLAAGKAIFTANCVACHRADAGGQIGPNLTDEYWLLGGGIKNVFHTVTNGGRDGKGMIAWKATLKPTQIQQVASYVLSLQGSKPQNPKAPDGEIWKDDAKAAKPADSTAVAAAVVKP; encoded by the coding sequence ATGAAAAAGCTGATTCCTGTTTATGTGCGCATTCCCGTTATTTTCTTCACTGTTTTCGGGGCGCTGGAATATTTCATCGACTCAGGCGATCGCCCGGCTTTTATCAAGTTCCCGATCGTATCGATTTTCCTCTTTGTCTTTTTCTTCCTCCTGGTGGCTATCGAAATCACCATCAGTGCGGTCGATAACGTGACCTATCACCTGCTCACCGACGAGCAGAAAAAACAACTGGAAGAAGCCACCGATACCAATGCGGCCCTTGCGGAGGCGTGGCGTAAGGTGATGAAAGTACTGACCCGTTCCCGTCCGATTTCAGAGGAGTCAGAACTGTTGCTCAACCACGACTACGATGGGATACAGGAACTCGATAACCGGCTTCCACCCTGGTGGCTCTACCTGTTCTACCTGACCATCATCGGCGGGGCGGTTTACCTCGTGCGGTTCCACGTGATCGGCACAGACGAACCCGAGCTCGAACTGCGTAAGGAAATTGCAGAAGCGAAGATGGCCATTGAAGCCTACAAGAAGACGGCACCTGACCAGATGACGGAAGAGAAAGTTACGTTGCTGACGGATGCTACTTCCCTGGCAGCGGGCAAGGCCATCTTTACCGCCAATTGCGTCGCCTGCCACCGCGCAGATGCAGGGGGACAGATTGGACCGAACCTCACTGACGAGTATTGGTTGCTGGGTGGCGGCATCAAAAATGTTTTCCATACCGTAACGAATGGCGGACGCGATGGCAAAGGGATGATTGCGTGGAAAGCGACGCTCAAACCGACGCAGATCCAGCAGGTGGCCAGCTACGTGCTGTCGCTGCAGGGCAGTAAGCCGCAGAATCCGAAGGCACCGGATGGCGAAATCTGGAAAGACGACGCAAAGGCGGCCAAACCGGCTGATTCTACTGCCGTAGCAGCGGCGGTCGTGAAGCCATAA
- a CDS encoding FixH family protein, with the protein MKTWNWGKSIVAAFLLFIVFIFSFLYRVQTQPQYNSELVTEEYYKKDQRYSEEYDARRNAQALSEEPQVKNTASGIEIVFPAALCPVSKGTVSLYRPSDKNLDFTLPLVLSGSSLLIPENRLVGGRWDITLEWVSGGKSYFIKEQLYR; encoded by the coding sequence ATGAAAACATGGAATTGGGGAAAAAGCATCGTAGCTGCCTTCCTGTTGTTTATCGTCTTTATCTTCTCGTTCCTCTACCGCGTGCAGACCCAGCCGCAGTATAACAGCGAACTGGTGACCGAGGAATACTATAAAAAAGACCAGCGGTATAGCGAAGAATACGACGCCCGTCGCAACGCGCAGGCGCTATCGGAAGAACCGCAAGTGAAGAATACGGCATCCGGCATTGAAATCGTATTTCCTGCCGCGCTTTGCCCTGTCTCCAAAGGCACAGTGTCCCTCTACAGGCCGTCTGACAAGAATCTCGACTTCACACTTCCTCTTGTGTTGTCGGGAAGCTCTCTGCTCATACCTGAAAACCGTCTTGTCGGCGGCCGCTGGGACATTACCCTGGAATGGGTTTCAGGCGGAAAATCGTATTTCATAAAAGAACAATTGTATCGATAA
- a CDS encoding sulfite exporter TauE/SafE family protein: protein MWTAALLFGLLSSLHCVGMCGPIALLLPVDRNSTTRKAAQIIVYHIGRISVYATIGLLFGLLGKTLYLAGLQQRLSIIAGTVMLLAAILPEKTLLRYALLRPLYNLTARWRSQSMQVYKKRSFSAFFAMGMFNGALPCGLVYTALFGAMAMPTVWKGGLFMVVFGLGNMSVLASLAYFNPLMGSTFRTRFQKIVPIAVGVMGLLFIVRGLGLAIPYVSPDTLALQVMQGPSCH from the coding sequence ATGTGGACGGCTGCCCTGCTTTTCGGACTCCTAAGCAGTCTCCACTGTGTGGGAATGTGCGGACCCATCGCCCTTCTGTTGCCGGTTGACCGCAACAGCACGACCCGAAAAGCGGCGCAGATTATCGTATACCATATCGGACGGATCTCGGTGTATGCCACCATCGGGCTCCTCTTCGGATTACTCGGTAAAACCCTCTACCTGGCCGGTTTGCAACAACGGCTTTCCATCATCGCCGGAACGGTCATGCTGCTGGCGGCAATCCTTCCTGAAAAGACCCTTTTACGGTATGCCCTCTTGCGACCGCTGTATAACCTGACGGCAAGATGGCGCAGCCAGTCAATGCAGGTGTATAAGAAACGCTCGTTTTCCGCTTTTTTTGCGATGGGGATGTTCAACGGGGCCCTACCTTGTGGACTCGTATACACGGCGCTTTTTGGTGCCATGGCCATGCCAACGGTATGGAAAGGCGGTCTTTTTATGGTCGTATTCGGCCTCGGGAATATGTCGGTACTGGCTTCATTGGCCTATTTCAATCCGCTGATGGGCAGCACGTTTCGCACGCGTTTCCAAAAGATAGTACCCATCGCCGTAGGGGTAATGGGACTTTTGTTCATCGTAAGGGGATTGGGGCTCGCCATTCCGTATGTATCGCCCGATACACTGGCGCTGCAGGTCATGCAGGGACCTTCCTGCCACTAA
- the ccoG gene encoding cytochrome c oxidase accessory protein CcoG — protein MSTFEDESFRDSLSTLDDTGKRRWIFPKKPEGPYYEKRKWVSYFLLALLVAFPFLKIKGHQFMMFNVLERRFNIFGFPFWPQDFYLFVLTMIIMVLFVALFTVIYGRIFCGWICPQTIFMEMVFRRIEYWIDGDRGAQIRLDKQAWNAEKIRKRVLKWFAFFVISFLVANVFLAYLIGSDALKLMVWEGPSAHAGTLIALLIFTGVFYFIFASFREQVCLIACPYGRLQGVLLDRKSINVAYDFVRGEKEKGRAKFNKSEDRAASGKGDCIDCNQCVVVCPTGIDIRHGVQLECTNCTACIDVCNHMMSSVGLEKGLIRYATADEIEKKEPFRFTLRMKGYTAVLVILFGVFAGLLFLRSSIDTMILRLPGQLYQHKGDSISNVYTWRVMNKRLETIPEVSFRLLSHKGTIKLVGDRPKTLKPEETVSGTMFIVIPEAALSEDKEKIIIGVYSGGQLVDKEKTNFLGPREFN, from the coding sequence ATGAGCACATTTGAGGACGAGTCGTTCCGCGACAGCCTGAGTACGCTTGACGACACAGGCAAGCGGCGCTGGATTTTCCCGAAGAAACCGGAAGGACCCTATTATGAAAAAAGGAAGTGGGTAAGCTATTTCCTGCTGGCACTGCTGGTAGCTTTCCCCTTCCTTAAGATAAAAGGGCACCAATTCATGATGTTCAACGTGCTCGAACGGCGTTTCAACATCTTCGGGTTCCCGTTCTGGCCACAGGATTTCTACCTCTTCGTGCTTACGATGATCATCATGGTCCTCTTCGTGGCGCTTTTTACCGTCATCTATGGCCGGATTTTCTGTGGGTGGATTTGCCCGCAGACCATCTTCATGGAAATGGTGTTCCGCCGCATTGAATACTGGATCGACGGCGACCGCGGTGCGCAGATACGACTTGACAAGCAGGCGTGGAATGCCGAAAAGATTCGGAAAAGGGTGCTGAAATGGTTCGCGTTCTTCGTGATTTCATTTCTGGTAGCCAATGTTTTCCTGGCCTATCTGATCGGTAGCGATGCCTTGAAACTCATGGTGTGGGAGGGACCTTCGGCGCATGCCGGAACGCTGATCGCGTTGTTGATCTTTACCGGCGTATTTTATTTTATATTCGCTTCCTTCCGTGAACAGGTCTGCCTGATCGCCTGTCCGTATGGCCGCCTTCAGGGTGTGTTACTCGACCGTAAGTCGATAAACGTAGCCTACGATTTCGTGCGCGGCGAGAAAGAGAAGGGCAGGGCCAAGTTCAACAAATCGGAAGACCGGGCCGCGTCGGGGAAAGGCGACTGCATCGATTGTAACCAATGCGTGGTGGTGTGCCCGACGGGCATCGACATCCGTCACGGCGTGCAGTTGGAATGTACGAACTGTACCGCCTGCATCGACGTCTGCAACCATATGATGAGCAGCGTGGGATTGGAAAAAGGACTCATCCGATACGCCACGGCCGACGAAATCGAGAAGAAGGAACCGTTCCGGTTTACGCTTCGGATGAAAGGCTACACGGCGGTACTCGTGATTTTGTTCGGGGTGTTCGCCGGGTTACTTTTCCTGAGATCGTCTATCGATACGATGATACTGCGACTGCCCGGACAGCTCTACCAGCATAAAGGCGACAGTATCAGTAATGTGTATACCTGGCGGGTAATGAACAAGCGGCTCGAGACGATTCCGGAGGTTAGCTTCCGTTTGCTCTCCCATAAGGGGACGATCAAACTGGTAGGCGACCGTCCGAAGACCCTGAAACCGGAGGAGACCGTGAGCGGTACGATGTTTATCGTGATTCCGGAAGCCGCCCTCTCAGAAGACAAAGAAAAGATCATCATTGGCGTGTATAGCGGTGGCCAATTGGTCGATAAAGAAAAAACAAACTTCCTCGGACCGCGGGAATTCAACTAA